Proteins co-encoded in one Thermodesulfobacteriota bacterium genomic window:
- a CDS encoding UvrD-helicase domain-containing protein — protein MSLLNDLNPAQRKAVLETEGPLLVLAGAGSGKTRVLTYRIAYLLQEKGVSPQNILAVTFTNKAAEEMRERVEALLGKAAKGIWISTFHSACARILRQHIDRLGFDRNFVIYDEEDQQRHLKEVMKALELDFKIFPPRAMQARIDRLKNEGIPPEEFRPSPFNVFEKRLALVYEHYQEDLRRNNGVDFGDLLLFVRLLFRKHPDLLNTYQQRFGYVMVDEFQDTNLIQYQLIRTLVEPHQNLCVVGDDDQSIYRWRGAEVGNILNFEKDYPQAKVITLEQNYRSTGHILQAANQMVRENRLRKEKVLWTENPDGDLLTLYVAEDEADEAAFVVRKIADHVERRFSETGEKPYRDIAVFYRINAQSRAIEEELIKHHIPYTIVGGMKFYERKEIKDILAYLKLVANPADAVSLKRILNQPPRGIGEKTIERISAFASERDLPLFEGMKEAVKGDWLSAGLRERIGGFVRLIEDLRQQAGVVPPSQLTLDLLSKTGYLERLREEGTEVALSRMENIDELIQVMMDLEGKEEDVTLETFLDRVSLVSEADLYEDRGNHVSLMTLHCAKGLEFPIVFMVGMEEGLLPHARRGEEREDLEEERRLCYVGITRAKKKVYLSRAERRYTFGTGRANPPSRFLDELPGELIEVEERPYD, from the coding sequence ATGTCTTTGCTCAACGATCTCAACCCTGCTCAACGGAAGGCCGTCCTCGAAACCGAAGGCCCCCTCCTCGTCCTGGCGGGCGCAGGGAGTGGAAAGACGAGGGTCCTCACCTACCGGATCGCCTATCTCCTTCAGGAAAAAGGGGTCTCCCCGCAGAACATCCTGGCCGTCACCTTCACCAACAAGGCCGCCGAGGAGATGCGGGAGCGGGTCGAAGCCCTCCTCGGAAAGGCGGCGAAAGGAATCTGGATCTCCACTTTCCACTCCGCCTGCGCCCGGATCCTCAGACAGCACATCGACCGGTTGGGCTTCGATCGAAACTTCGTCATCTACGACGAGGAGGATCAGCAGCGGCACCTCAAAGAGGTCATGAAGGCCCTGGAGCTCGACTTCAAGATCTTTCCGCCCCGGGCGATGCAGGCCAGGATCGATCGACTGAAAAACGAGGGGATCCCTCCGGAGGAATTCCGTCCCTCGCCCTTCAATGTCTTCGAGAAGCGTCTGGCCCTGGTCTACGAACACTATCAGGAGGACCTCCGCCGGAACAACGGGGTCGACTTCGGAGATCTTCTCCTCTTCGTCAGGCTCCTCTTCCGGAAGCACCCGGACCTTCTCAATACCTACCAGCAGCGCTTCGGCTATGTGATGGTCGATGAGTTCCAGGATACGAACCTCATCCAGTATCAGCTGATCCGAACCCTGGTGGAGCCCCACCAGAATCTCTGCGTCGTGGGGGACGACGACCAGTCGATCTACCGCTGGAGGGGGGCCGAGGTAGGAAATATCCTCAACTTCGAAAAGGACTACCCCCAGGCAAAGGTGATCACCCTCGAGCAGAATTATCGTTCCACCGGCCATATTCTTCAGGCGGCGAACCAGATGGTCAGGGAAAACCGCCTTCGAAAGGAGAAAGTCCTCTGGACGGAAAATCCCGATGGCGATCTTCTCACCCTCTATGTGGCAGAGGACGAGGCCGATGAGGCGGCCTTCGTCGTGAGGAAGATCGCCGATCATGTCGAGCGGCGTTTTTCGGAAACCGGGGAGAAACCCTACCGCGACATCGCCGTCTTCTATCGAATCAATGCCCAGTCTCGGGCCATCGAGGAGGAGTTGATCAAACATCATATCCCCTACACGATCGTGGGCGGGATGAAATTCTACGAACGGAAGGAGATCAAGGACATCCTCGCCTACCTCAAGCTGGTGGCCAATCCCGCCGATGCCGTCAGCCTGAAGAGGATCCTCAATCAACCTCCCAGGGGAATCGGCGAGAAGACGATCGAGCGGATTTCGGCATTCGCCAGCGAGAGGGACCTCCCCCTTTTCGAGGGGATGAAGGAGGCGGTGAAAGGCGACTGGCTTTCGGCGGGCCTCCGAGAGAGGATCGGGGGGTTCGTCCGCCTGATCGAGGATCTTCGTCAGCAGGCAGGGGTGGTCCCCCCGAGTCAGTTGACCCTTGACCTCCTATCCAAGACCGGCTACCTCGAACGGCTGAGGGAGGAAGGGACGGAGGTCGCCCTTTCGAGGATGGAGAATATCGACGAACTGATTCAGGTGATGATGGACCTCGAAGGGAAAGAGGAGGACGTCACCCTGGAGACCTTTTTAGACCGGGTCTCCCTCGTTTCGGAGGCCGACCTCTATGAGGACAGAGGCAATCATGTCTCGCTGATGACCCTCCATTGTGCCAAGGGGCTGGAATTTCCGATCGTCTTCATGGTCGGCATGGAGGAGGGCCTCCTTCCCCACGCCCGTAGAGGGGAGGAGCGGGAAGACCTCGAAGAGGAGAGAAGGCTCTGCTACGTGGGGATCACGCGGGCGAAGAAGAAGGTCTACCTCTCCCGCGCGGAAAGGCGTTATACCTTCGGCACCGGCCGGGCCAATCCTCCCTCGAGATTTCTCGATGAGCTTCCAGGGGAGTTGATCGAGGTGGAAGAACGGCCCTATGAT